A segment of the Nostoc sp. TCL26-01 genome:
GTTACTTATGAGAACCACAAATTTTGCTAGTGATTAACAAAACTATTATTGGAAGATTCTGGCAATTATTTTGTGATTTTTCGGTAAGATACAAGCACATCTAGTAACAACACTTTTGCTAGTTGTATGCCATAAATTACGGAGGAATAAGCATCTTGACCACTAATCAATTTTTAATCAACACACAATAGGCATTTTGGAGCAACAACATCACCTTCTACAAGGTGTATGCAACTTAACTTTTTTAGACTAATAAGCGTGCTATAGAACTATTTGTAATATGAGTAAAGACATCGATCTGATCAAACGTCTCGGCCCCAGTGCAATGGATCAGATCATGCTATATCTGGCTTTTAGCGCCATGAGGACGAGTGGGCATAGGCATGGGGCATTCTTAGATGCAGCAGCAACGGCGGCTAAGTGTGCGATTTACATGACCTATCTAGAGCAAGGGCAAAACCTCAGAATGACTGGGCATTTGCACCATCTAGAACCGAAACGGGTAAAAATCATTGTTGAGGAAGTCAGACAAGCCCTGATGGAGGGCAAACTGTTGAAGACCTTGGGTTCACAAGAACCCCGCTATCTGATTCAGTTTCCTTATGTCTGGATGGAAAAATATCCTTGGCAACCAGGAAGATCGCGCATTCCCGGTACTAGTCTCACAAGTGAAGAGAAAAGGCAACTAGAGCAGAAACTTCCCAGCAATCTTCCCGATGCTCAGTTAGTCACCTCCTTCGAGTTCCTGGAGTTAATCGAATTTCTCCACAAGCGATCGCAAGAGGACTTACCACCAGAACACCGGATGGAGTTAAGTGAGGCCTTAGCAGAGCATATCAAGCGTCGTTTGCTCTACTCTGGAACGGTGACTCGCATAGATTCCCCTTGGGGAATGCCCTTCTACGCCCTGACTCGCCCCTTCTACGCTCCAGAAGATGACCAAGAGCGTACTTACATCATGGTGGAAGATACAGCTAGGTATTTCCGGATGATGAAAGATTGGGCAGAAAGACGACCAAACGCCATGCGCGCACTAGAAGAACTGGATGTACCACCAGAACGTTGGGATCAAGCAATGGAAGAACTGGATGAAATCATCCGCGCTTGGGCTGACAAGTATCATCAAGTAGGTGGTATACCGATGATTTTACAAATGGTGTTTGGGAGAAAAGAAGACTAAGATCCACAGTAAAAAACTCAATCAACCAACACAACGAGGCAAGAACGAATATTGACATGGCAGCCGACAAAGCAGCGATGGGCAGCTTTTGTTACTCATATCCACGGTGAAGAAACTAGTGGTTAAAAGCAGCCTATCGCGTGCAGATGTCTGTTGTGACTGGAAAAAGATTTTTAGTTTGTGGGATTGGAACTGATTCAGCGACGAGGTTTATTAGCTTAGTCTGTTTTCATCCTTGATTTGTTTCCCAAGTAAGGATAACTGTTAAATACTCTTGTACTAATCTTTAAAGACA
Coding sequences within it:
- the hetR gene encoding heterocyst differentiation master regulator HetR, with the translated sequence MSKDIDLIKRLGPSAMDQIMLYLAFSAMRTSGHRHGAFLDAAATAAKCAIYMTYLEQGQNLRMTGHLHHLEPKRVKIIVEEVRQALMEGKLLKTLGSQEPRYLIQFPYVWMEKYPWQPGRSRIPGTSLTSEEKRQLEQKLPSNLPDAQLVTSFEFLELIEFLHKRSQEDLPPEHRMELSEALAEHIKRRLLYSGTVTRIDSPWGMPFYALTRPFYAPEDDQERTYIMVEDTARYFRMMKDWAERRPNAMRALEELDVPPERWDQAMEELDEIIRAWADKYHQVGGIPMILQMVFGRKED